The genomic interval AAATAGGTCTGGCGGAGGTGACGGTGAAGACTGACCGACAAGAACTGCGTCAACACGTAAACACGATTCAAACCGCTGTTGATGCAGTTGCTGATCGGAATGTCGATCAAGCGATACTTTGCCGCGAGTGGTACCGCTGGTTTGGCGCGGATCTTCGTCAGCGGAAACAAACGGGTCCCGCGACCGCCACCCAAAATCAACGCGATTGTATTTGAAAGATCCATCAGCCTGTCCGATCGGTGTCGTTTTACTTCAGAGGTATACAGCAACTGCCATGCGTTCAGTTTTAACGGAGCCATGCACCAATTGAAACCGGCCCCACCGGCAAAGAAACACTACCAGTACTTTTCAAATAGAATTCGCCCGGGGCCTTCGTGTTCATGGTGTTCGTGAAACCCGGCCTCCCGCAACAGCGGCAACATCCCCGGCGTTGGCAACGGATCTCCGCCCGGTGGCACATAACCGATCATCGACGGATTGCCACACAAAAAGACATGTGTGTTGGTCGGCGACAGCGGATCGCCAGCGGCTTCCGCCAACCGCCCGCTGGTGAACAAATCCTGCAAGTATTGTTTGCCCACGTAACCTGGCATGGCGGGGTCCAGATTGATCGGTTCACGCGTGGTGTACGACAGGTAACGATACTGCGGATACGCTTGCATCAGCCGCTCGTGCTGCGGTTGGTAACCAAGGTCGCCGAAGTAACGAACACTGGTCACGTTCACGATGCGGCCGCGATGCCCACGAGACAACAACGTTGCTGTCATTGCATTGTGCGGCGCTTCCCCGGTTCCGGTCCCCAACATCAATACCGTGTCTTCGGGAGCAATCGCTCCCAGTGTGTAGTTTCCCACAACTTTCTTGCCGACCGCCACTCGATCACCGACGGCGAGTTGAAACAGCCGCGGCGTCAAAACCGGCGGCGATTTGTCCGGCGAACCGGACGATCGGACCAGCGTGATGTAAAACTCCAAATAGGCAAGCGAGTCCACAGGCGCAATCCTGCCATCCTCACCCAACAGAGGGCAGGAAATGGAATAGGCCCGCTGAGCGACACGTTTGAGCTTGTTTGCCGGTACCTGATCGGGTTGCGTTCCAGACAAACGCGGTTCCCAATATCCCAGACCCAACGTGACATATTGCCCCGGTTGAAACCGCGGCACACCGGCGTCCGGGCGAACTCGAAAAATGGCGAGATTTTCGTGACAGTCGATCCGATCGATCACCGTCGCGTTGTAGAGCTTCGACCGCAGGTTCTGGACCTCGATCTCGCTCACCATTGCTTGTGATTGCGTGTCTTCTGATTGGGCAGGCTGACTCAAGACATTCCTCTGAGTGTGGGGAGCAACACAACCGTGAGTGTCACTTTCAAAACCAACTTCAATGCCAACTTATCAATGCCAACTTCATTGACACTTTCCGGGCGTAATCCGTGCATTCCGGCAGGGGGGCGGGCGCACAATTGCCCGCAGATCACAACTTCGCTGAAATCTGGGCGGACTTTCGGCCCGAGAACCAATATACTGGGTTTGACCAGCTCGTTGTGACACCCAATTCACAACACCGCCCGGCAGCCCAAACTATCCTGTCAGGCCGCCGCCCCCAAAATCGCAATCCCTCATTTGCCATGATCCACCAACGACATCCTTCCCGATCCTGCCACCTGAGAGCACCAAAACGCCGCGCCGGTGAGCAGACCACTCGATCGCGCTGCAACCCGAACTCCCTGGTCATCGGTTTTGCCATCGTCGCTTCGTTCATCGGTTCAACCGCACAGGCCGAGAGATGGACGGCATTGGGTGGCACCAAGACCATTGATGCCAAGATGATCGGGCTCTGGGGCGACAGCGTCGTGCTGCAACTCGATGGCGGTCGCCGCGTCACCGTCAACTTGCTGAATTTGCAAGCCGAGAGTCGTATCCAAGCCCAAGAACTGGCGCGAAAGCAAGTCACCTTTCGAGAAACCATCGTGGGCGAAATCAAGAGCGCCGCCGAAGAAGCCGCCGCGCCCGCACCGACTCCCTTGCCCGAGCCTCCACCCGCCGCCACCTACGTTCCCTTCAAGTCCGGCATGTCGGTCATCGACCAACTGGAATGGAGCA from Stieleria varia carries:
- a CDS encoding ferredoxin--NADP reductase: MSQPAQSEDTQSQAMVSEIEVQNLRSKLYNATVIDRIDCHENLAIFRVRPDAGVPRFQPGQYVTLGLGYWEPRLSGTQPDQVPANKLKRVAQRAYSISCPLLGEDGRIAPVDSLAYLEFYITLVRSSGSPDKSPPVLTPRLFQLAVGDRVAVGKKVVGNYTLGAIAPEDTVLMLGTGTGEAPHNAMTATLLSRGHRGRIVNVTSVRYFGDLGYQPQHERLMQAYPQYRYLSYTTREPINLDPAMPGYVGKQYLQDLFTSGRLAEAAGDPLSPTNTHVFLCGNPSMIGYVPPGGDPLPTPGMLPLLREAGFHEHHEHEGPGRILFEKYW